In Cyanobacterium stanieri LEGE 03274, one DNA window encodes the following:
- a CDS encoding hybrid sensor histidine kinase/response regulator, producing MTLIKYKNLLIISLGITMTGVSFFLFHLLTIREKEQIEQQISAQLVNTENKIQRKLEAEINGLQRFVKGWQFRKGYNRLEWENDVTNFLLNRAGYQAIHWVDTDYIVRWIVPEKGNEKALNLDLTFEEKRLESLTKAREIRESYISPQVNLVQGGEGFIIYNPIFIDDEFDGFIVGVFNTDALFNFLLRDETINGYEVFIYDNNSLIYSTTYEDEKDNLSWRKNSNFSYKGIEWEIAFIPNNSLIRENQSPLPLVVLIAGVVISWLLVWGLNSLWNASNRNVLLEKARAEAESANDAKSQFLAMMSHEIRTPLNGIFGILNLLKDTSLSDEQYDFIQTIEDSGKSLLLIINDILDFSKIESGRLHLVSEDFNLQQCIKNVIDLLSFQAKSQGLDLRLLWASDTPVYVRGDVGRVRQVLINLIGNALKFTKQGGVTVEVTRIDDGEDGYLIQFVVKDTGIGIAKENQEKLFNPFVQADGAINRRYGGTGLGLVISRRLARLMGGDIWFSSELGFGSNFYFTIKVVGAIAPESVSQGIAASESKLKVSGENISIHLPQKALGALSVKQQNCFTSDKKAHNSLRILVAEDNPVNQKVALLLLKKLGYSPAIATNGLKVVEAFEENSYDIVLMDMQMPEMDGLSATQWIRKNIQNSQQPYIIAMTANATKNDEKRCFEAGMDDYISKPFDFQVLTEKLHFLETVVSEIG from the coding sequence ATGACATTAATAAAATACAAAAATTTGTTAATCATATCCTTGGGCATCACCATGACAGGGGTTTCTTTTTTTCTTTTCCATCTTTTGACTATAAGGGAAAAAGAACAAATTGAACAACAAATTTCAGCTCAATTAGTTAATACTGAAAATAAAATTCAACGTAAATTAGAAGCAGAAATAAATGGGTTACAAAGATTTGTGAAAGGTTGGCAATTTAGAAAAGGTTATAACCGTTTAGAGTGGGAAAATGATGTTACCAATTTTTTATTAAATAGAGCTGGTTATCAGGCAATACATTGGGTTGATACTGATTATATTGTACGCTGGATTGTCCCTGAGAAGGGAAATGAAAAGGCTTTAAATTTAGATCTAACTTTTGAAGAAAAAAGATTAGAATCTTTAACAAAAGCAAGGGAAATTAGAGAAAGTTATATTAGTCCTCAGGTTAATTTAGTTCAAGGGGGAGAGGGTTTTATTATTTATAATCCTATATTTATTGATGATGAATTTGATGGTTTTATTGTGGGGGTATTTAACACTGATGCTTTATTTAATTTTCTATTAAGGGATGAAACTATTAATGGTTATGAAGTTTTTATTTATGATAACAATTCGTTGATTTATAGCACTACCTATGAAGATGAAAAAGATAATTTGTCGTGGCGAAAAAATAGTAATTTTAGCTATAAGGGCATTGAATGGGAAATAGCTTTTATTCCTAACAATAGTTTAATTAGAGAAAATCAATCTCCCCTTCCTCTGGTGGTTTTGATTGCGGGGGTAGTTATTTCTTGGTTATTGGTATGGGGTTTAAATTCTTTGTGGAATGCTAGTAATCGTAATGTGTTGTTGGAGAAAGCGAGGGCGGAAGCCGAAAGCGCTAATGATGCTAAGAGTCAATTTTTAGCGATGATGAGTCATGAAATTCGTACTCCCCTTAATGGTATATTTGGCATTCTCAATTTATTAAAGGATACTTCTTTAAGTGATGAGCAATATGATTTTATTCAAACCATTGAGGATAGTGGTAAAAGTTTGTTGTTGATTATTAATGATATTTTAGATTTTTCTAAGATTGAGTCGGGGAGATTACATTTAGTGTCTGAGGATTTTAATTTACAACAGTGTATTAAGAATGTGATTGATTTGCTTAGTTTTCAAGCAAAAAGTCAGGGATTAGATTTGAGGTTGTTATGGGCATCTGATACTCCTGTATATGTGCGGGGAGATGTGGGGCGTGTGCGACAGGTGTTGATTAATTTAATTGGTAATGCTTTAAAGTTTACGAAACAAGGGGGGGTAACGGTGGAGGTTACGAGGATTGATGATGGGGAGGATGGTTATTTAATTCAATTTGTGGTGAAGGATACGGGCATTGGTATTGCTAAGGAAAATCAGGAGAAGTTGTTTAATCCTTTTGTACAAGCGGATGGGGCGATAAATCGTCGCTATGGAGGCACGGGTTTGGGTTTGGTGATTAGTCGTCGTTTGGCTAGGTTGATGGGAGGTGATATTTGGTTTAGTAGTGAGTTGGGTTTTGGTTCTAATTTTTATTTTACTATAAAGGTAGTAGGTGCGATCGCCCCTGAGTCGGTTTCCCAAGGTATTGCGGCATCGGAAAGTAAATTAAAAGTGAGTGGGGAAAATATCTCTATCCATTTGCCCCAAAAAGCCCTGGGGGCGCTGTCAGTTAAGCAACAAAATTGTTTCACCTCAGACAAAAAAGCCCATAATAGTTTGCGAATTTTAGTGGCAGAAGATAACCCCGTCAATCAAAAAGTCGCCCTTTTATTACTAAAAAAATTGGGCTATTCCCCCGCCATCGCCACCAATGGTTTAAAAGTGGTAGAAGCCTTTGAGGAAAATAGTTATGATATTGTGCTGATGGATATGCAAATGCCCGAAATGGATGGTTTAAGCGCCACCCAGTGGATTAGAAAAAATATTCAAAATTCCCAACAACCTTATATTATCGCCATGACGGCTAATGCGACAAAAAATGATGAAAAACGCTGTTTTGAGGCAGGAATGGATGACTACATCAGTAAACCTTTTGATTTTCAAGTTTTAACCGAAAAATTACATTTTTTAGAAACGGTAGTCAGTGAAATTGGTTAA
- a CDS encoding phosphoglycerate kinase — protein sequence MAKKTIANLSASDLEGKRVLVRVDFNVPMDGGKITDDTRIRAALPTINELTSKGAKVILCSHMGRPKGEVKDSLRLTAVGVRLSELLGKNVVKCDDCIGDAVTAAVNGLNNGDVALLENLRFYKEEEANDAEFAKKLASNADLYVNDAFGTAHRAHASTEGVTHHLSTSVAGFLIEKELEFLQKAIEAPKRPLVAIIGGSKVSSKIGVIETLLEKCDKLIIGGGMIFTFYKARGLAVGKSLVEEDKLELAKALEAKAKERGVEFLLPTDVVVADNFAPDANAQTVAVENIPDGWMGLDIGPDAIKTFQDALADCGSVIWNGPMGVFEFDKFAQGTEAIAHTLAGLTEGGTITIIGGGDSVAAVEKVGVAEKMSHISTGGGASLELLEGKVLPGIAALNEA from the coding sequence ATGGCAAAAAAAACTATTGCAAATTTAAGCGCATCAGATTTAGAGGGAAAAAGAGTATTAGTCAGGGTTGATTTTAACGTACCCATGGACGGCGGAAAAATCACCGATGACACCCGTATTAGAGCCGCTTTGCCCACCATTAACGAATTAACCTCAAAAGGAGCAAAAGTAATTTTATGTAGCCATATGGGGCGTCCCAAGGGTGAGGTAAAAGATAGTTTGCGTTTAACCGCTGTGGGTGTACGTTTATCCGAGTTATTGGGTAAAAATGTTGTTAAATGTGATGATTGTATTGGTGATGCCGTCACTGCCGCTGTTAATGGTTTGAATAATGGCGATGTAGCATTACTCGAAAATCTCCGTTTTTATAAGGAAGAGGAAGCCAATGACGCTGAATTTGCCAAAAAATTAGCTAGTAACGCTGATTTATACGTAAATGATGCTTTTGGTACTGCCCACCGCGCCCATGCTTCTACTGAGGGGGTTACTCACCATCTTTCTACTTCTGTGGCAGGTTTCTTGATTGAGAAGGAATTAGAATTTTTACAAAAAGCCATCGAAGCCCCTAAACGCCCTCTAGTAGCCATTATTGGTGGTTCTAAGGTTTCTAGTAAAATTGGGGTAATTGAAACTTTACTGGAAAAATGTGACAAACTCATCATCGGTGGTGGAATGATTTTCACTTTCTACAAAGCCCGTGGTTTGGCTGTGGGTAAGTCTTTGGTTGAGGAAGATAAGTTAGAATTGGCTAAGGCTTTGGAAGCTAAGGCAAAAGAAAGAGGAGTGGAATTTTTATTACCTACTGATGTGGTGGTAGCTGATAATTTTGCCCCCGATGCTAATGCTCAAACCGTTGCGGTGGAAAATATTCCCGATGGTTGGATGGGCTTAGATATTGGCCCTGATGCTATTAAAACTTTCCAAGATGCCCTCGCTGATTGTGGTAGCGTTATCTGGAATGGCCCTATGGGTGTGTTTGAATTTGATAAATTTGCTCAAGGTACAGAGGCGATCGCCCATACCCTTGCAGGATTAACTGAAGGTGGTACAATTACTATCATCGGCGGTGGAGACTCCGTAGCGGCGGTAGAAAAAGTAGGGGTAGCCGAAAAAATGAGCCACATTTCCACTGGTGGTGGTGCAAGTTTAGAGTTATTAGAAGGTAAAGTATTACCCGGTATCGCTGCTTTAAACGAAGCCTAA
- a CDS encoding Ycf51 family protein codes for MESTLDFATYTLWSAYGTIAFLILAILGFIFKWGFRFRFVGATGFMIVLTIGLFGLSLGLFGRPTIPNATRFNLVYDNGANQAVIAVSNDITKEQLEATLQQAAVDLFSYGRSATDGDAKLTVRARAQYHGDGFTYPIYLGQLRRSLFEQEDDNIDLQIFDQEFARLQSLQS; via the coding sequence ATGGAATCTACTTTAGACTTTGCCACTTATACATTATGGTCTGCCTATGGCACCATTGCATTTTTAATTTTGGCCATTCTCGGATTTATTTTTAAATGGGGTTTTCGTTTCCGCTTTGTGGGTGCGACAGGCTTTATGATAGTGTTAACCATTGGCTTATTTGGCTTAAGTTTAGGCTTATTTGGGCGCCCGACTATCCCCAATGCTACTCGCTTTAACCTCGTTTATGACAATGGCGCTAATCAAGCGGTAATTGCTGTATCTAATGATATTACTAAAGAGCAATTGGAAGCGACTCTACAACAAGCCGCCGTTGATTTATTTTCCTATGGCAGAAGTGCCACTGATGGTGATGCTAAGTTAACCGTTAGGGCAAGGGCGCAATACCATGGTGATGGTTTTACTTATCCTATCTATTTAGGGCAATTAAGGCGATCGCTCTTTGAACAGGAAGATGATAACATTGATTTACAAATATTTGATCAAGAGTTTGCCCGTTTACAATCTTTGCAAAGTTAA
- a CDS encoding cysteine desulfurase family protein, which translates to MQIYLDSCATTAPRQEVINLMQKTLQQGWGNPSSLHHWGERASLTLEKARWQVASLINAPSPDSIIFTSGGTEADNLAIFGITAQYSNPQHIIISAVEHSAIALPAQMLEDKGWQVTRLPVNRKGRVNPQDLAQAIQDNTVLVSIIYGQSEVGTIQPIKELATIAKKNGILFHTDAVQIAGRLTIDVEDLAVDLLSLSAHKYYGIQGAGALYIRQGVRLQPLNGGGGQEKGLRSGTQALGAIASMGLASQLAQEDLESESLKLRELRDYLFELLSPCHHLVITGDLLHRLPHHASFLIKSDSGQLTGRKMVRELNFAGIAISAGSACNSGKTQPSKILLAMGYNPQEAVKGIRISLAHHTTKEDIEWTAMVIKQIIKRILETE; encoded by the coding sequence ATGCAGATTTACCTTGATTCCTGTGCCACTACTGCCCCTCGTCAGGAAGTAATTAACCTCATGCAGAAGACTTTACAACAGGGATGGGGTAATCCTTCTAGTTTGCATCATTGGGGAGAAAGGGCTAGTCTAACCCTCGAAAAAGCAAGGTGGCAGGTTGCGTCTCTAATTAATGCACCTTCCCCCGATTCAATTATTTTTACATCAGGAGGCACGGAAGCCGATAACTTGGCGATATTTGGGATTACTGCTCAATATTCTAATCCTCAACATATCATTATATCTGCAGTGGAACACAGTGCGATCGCCCTTCCGGCCCAAATGTTAGAGGATAAAGGATGGCAAGTAACCCGTTTACCAGTCAACCGTAAAGGCAGAGTTAACCCCCAAGACTTAGCCCAAGCCATTCAAGATAATACTGTTTTAGTCTCTATTATCTACGGGCAAAGTGAAGTAGGCACCATTCAACCCATCAAAGAATTAGCCACCATTGCCAAAAAAAATGGGATTTTATTCCACACCGATGCCGTGCAAATAGCAGGGCGTTTAACCATTGACGTGGAAGATTTAGCAGTGGATTTATTATCCCTTTCCGCCCATAAATACTATGGCATTCAAGGGGCAGGGGCTTTATATATCCGTCAGGGAGTAAGATTACAACCCCTCAACGGTGGCGGAGGACAAGAAAAAGGTTTAAGATCAGGTACACAGGCATTAGGTGCGATCGCATCTATGGGTTTAGCATCCCAATTAGCCCAAGAGGATTTAGAATCCGAAAGCCTGAAACTAAGAGAATTAAGAGACTATCTTTTTGAACTATTATCCCCATGTCACCATTTAGTCATTACAGGGGATTTATTGCACCGGTTGCCCCATCATGCTAGTTTTCTTATAAAATCAGATTCAGGGCAACTGACAGGGCGTAAAATGGTCAGAGAATTAAACTTTGCAGGTATCGCTATCAGTGCAGGTTCAGCTTGTAACAGTGGTAAAACTCAGCCATCTAAAATCCTCCTTGCCATGGGTTACAATCCACAAGAAGCCGTTAAAGGCATTAGAATAAGTTTAGCTCATCACACCACCAAGGAAGATATAGAATGGACTGCTATGGTAATAAAGCAAATCATTAAACGTATTCTCGAGACAGAATAA
- a CDS encoding WYL domain-containing protein, which produces MTRKNQAVTLSIGEREKKALENLALEFGKTWGDKPNVSKLIKAIALKQLKIIVNDDWNSQRIETLEKARKLLLDFGFILEAEEIARILIERSELQDIFITREIEQFLAKPKPLWRNNIENFIKRQQPFNLIYQDASENLWNFSIVHGQLKIIEKHQYLICTCQETEGNEDIIELKHNRTLRLDRIQEAVVNPLKLAWQPELDMIEVQFKLYGRLAFSYGKEEIKQDDIFQGEIEGNPPSRLIIRKVSSSFWFFREMAKYWDECEIIAPLSLREKFSQKLSALHQIYRENPSEDG; this is translated from the coding sequence ATGACGAGAAAAAATCAAGCTGTCACCCTATCCATTGGCGAAAGAGAAAAGAAGGCCTTGGAAAATTTGGCTTTGGAATTTGGTAAGACTTGGGGGGATAAACCTAATGTATCGAAGTTAATAAAGGCGATCGCCCTTAAACAATTAAAGATAATAGTCAATGATGATTGGAATAGTCAAAGAATAGAAACCTTAGAAAAAGCGAGAAAATTACTATTAGACTTCGGTTTTATCCTAGAAGCAGAAGAAATTGCCCGAATATTGATAGAAAGAAGCGAATTACAAGACATCTTTATAACCCGTGAAATTGAGCAATTTTTAGCAAAACCAAAACCCCTATGGCGTAACAACATTGAAAACTTCATTAAAAGACAACAACCCTTTAATTTGATTTATCAAGACGCTTCCGAAAACCTGTGGAACTTTAGTATAGTTCACGGACAATTAAAGATAATAGAAAAACATCAATACTTAATCTGTACCTGTCAAGAAACAGAAGGAAATGAAGACATAATAGAATTAAAGCATAATCGAACATTAAGACTCGATCGCATCCAGGAAGCCGTAGTAAACCCCCTAAAATTAGCATGGCAACCAGAATTAGATATGATTGAAGTGCAATTTAAACTATATGGAAGATTAGCCTTCAGTTATGGAAAAGAAGAAATCAAACAAGATGATATTTTCCAAGGAGAGATAGAAGGTAACCCCCCATCTCGATTAATTATCCGTAAAGTTTCAAGTAGCTTTTGGTTTTTTAGGGAAATGGCTAAATATTGGGATGAATGCGAAATAATTGCCCCATTATCTCTCAGGGAAAAATTTTCTCAAAAATTATCCGCCCTCCATCAAATCTACAGGGAAAATCCTTCGGAGGATGGCTAA
- a CDS encoding CRISPR-associated protein Csc3 produces the protein MPSLLNRQAKSIDERYFAEIRPKLYENHGKHYQYGSRKGKTLAEHLDSACQFVLTVTKMAKVDEEKRGKILSATAVHDLNKLDETGRNVKQLARNREFLTEQLEKACVIDLVKTEEDFELVRRLIERHSGHSASDGMRFLPEDENIEKWSAMLIGADLFDLGISESERIRKVENELTVALGRVSNLFKVTISEDRGYLTSLLLGACEDVLTKYNLTPLAIFPDGELFEGKSFPEHDLTPEIAQIWQQKINRVFGGNIEQLVKATTSGIKIDDKAINQDLEETLIQVQALLEKKKASYKADKLSQDINKHGGKAGEEAILQAKNLSLIPVSNDEEFAISEGLKAIYVSYGKKGAGLTPEQSWQKIYDYLNLSPEKREVLKLFDALYGRCLFAVKAVNNFEEILTMLKDSFEMRKKVESSTSQVSEEMIKAVAKILNLPQKRTWQGQQELNAYIEANPRKRCSLGNTSMEIQELISREMPPETKVQSFSNRLPGGISAEPKRQGDSISALAYQLMAVGANFPNSAKQEPLYLHFALPQGSSPELLRIWRYFLERTTETNGEWGTVSVDETKLYRDNEMDWKANKVVGFAFPKRPDFIHSTVILPVLWGDVNNSVALLKSLRLALEISLAVDFGFPFILSNNLEIETTNNYFARVEGIPSSLQPLLSSGEYQREGHLSETERKINDTAEKILTRLRCLGEIVFIISSPKKWNDCLYELACTAKKPLDYYFVILRWILREKEDPNFEYFWGKICQPLFTLLDSLMPNEHQLLTQYLKEAAHLAEVGKLRGSSFKRTSQVEPFAEFLKAIRSRKSHLDWDVVFASLTQEYHNRLDRIREHGVGANKYEQIKEYYQVLRKIFEEIYQCRPEKILSDKKTLESAYLFFLQEARQELKQKD, from the coding sequence ATGCCAAGTTTATTAAATAGACAAGCAAAATCTATAGATGAGCGATATTTTGCTGAAATTCGTCCTAAACTGTATGAAAATCATGGTAAACATTATCAATATGGTAGTCGCAAAGGCAAAACTTTAGCAGAACATTTAGACTCAGCCTGTCAATTTGTACTTACAGTAACAAAAATGGCTAAGGTTGATGAAGAAAAAAGAGGAAAAATCCTCTCGGCTACTGCCGTACATGATTTAAACAAATTGGATGAAACAGGAAGAAATGTTAAACAGTTAGCGAGAAATCGAGAATTTTTAACAGAACAATTAGAGAAAGCCTGTGTTATTGATTTAGTGAAAACAGAGGAAGATTTTGAGTTAGTCAGACGTTTAATTGAAAGGCACTCAGGGCATAGTGCCAGTGATGGAATGCGTTTTTTACCTGAAGATGAGAATATAGAGAAATGGTCAGCAATGTTAATTGGTGCGGACTTATTTGATTTAGGAATCTCTGAATCTGAGCGTATTCGGAAAGTAGAAAATGAGTTAACTGTTGCTTTAGGTAGAGTAAGCAACCTTTTTAAAGTTACTATTTCTGAGGATAGAGGTTATTTGACTTCTCTGCTATTAGGTGCTTGTGAAGATGTTTTAACAAAATATAATTTAACTCCTTTAGCTATTTTTCCTGACGGTGAATTATTTGAGGGAAAAAGTTTTCCTGAACATGATTTAACTCCAGAAATTGCCCAAATTTGGCAACAAAAAATAAATCGAGTTTTTGGGGGAAATATTGAACAATTGGTTAAAGCTACTACTAGCGGAATTAAGATTGATGATAAAGCAATTAATCAAGATTTAGAAGAAACTTTAATTCAAGTTCAAGCCTTATTAGAAAAGAAAAAAGCTAGTTATAAAGCAGATAAACTTAGTCAGGATATTAATAAACACGGTGGAAAAGCTGGAGAAGAAGCTATTTTACAAGCTAAAAATTTGAGTTTAATTCCTGTTAGTAATGATGAAGAATTTGCTATTAGTGAAGGGTTAAAAGCTATTTACGTTAGTTATGGCAAAAAAGGGGCAGGATTAACACCTGAACAATCATGGCAAAAAATATATGATTATTTAAATTTATCCCCAGAAAAAAGAGAGGTTCTTAAACTTTTTGATGCTTTGTATGGACGTTGTTTATTTGCAGTAAAAGCAGTCAATAATTTTGAGGAAATTTTGACTATGTTAAAGGATTCTTTTGAAATGAGGAAAAAAGTAGAATCATCTACTTCTCAAGTATCAGAAGAAATGATTAAAGCTGTTGCTAAAATACTTAATTTACCGCAAAAAAGAACATGGCAAGGTCAACAAGAATTAAACGCTTATATAGAAGCTAATCCTCGCAAAAGATGTTCTTTAGGGAATACTTCAATGGAGATACAAGAATTAATTTCCCGTGAAATGCCTCCAGAAACGAAAGTGCAATCATTTTCTAACCGTCTTCCCGGTGGTATTAGTGCTGAACCAAAAAGGCAAGGAGATTCAATTTCTGCGTTAGCTTATCAATTAATGGCAGTAGGGGCTAATTTTCCAAATTCTGCAAAACAAGAGCCTTTATATCTTCATTTTGCTTTACCTCAAGGTTCAAGTCCAGAATTATTGAGGATTTGGCGATATTTTTTGGAAAGAACGACAGAAACCAACGGAGAATGGGGAACTGTTAGTGTCGATGAAACTAAACTTTATCGAGACAATGAGATGGACTGGAAAGCTAATAAAGTCGTTGGTTTTGCTTTTCCTAAACGCCCAGATTTTATTCATTCAACAGTTATTCTTCCTGTTTTGTGGGGTGATGTCAATAATTCTGTAGCTTTATTAAAGTCTCTGAGGTTAGCTTTAGAAATCTCTTTAGCAGTTGATTTTGGCTTTCCTTTTATTCTCAGTAATAACTTGGAAATTGAAACAACTAACAATTATTTTGCCAGAGTCGAAGGAATACCATCTAGTTTACAACCATTATTAAGTAGTGGTGAATATCAACGGGAAGGACATTTAAGCGAAACTGAAAGAAAAATTAATGATACTGCCGAGAAAATTTTAACTAGGTTACGTTGTTTAGGGGAAATTGTTTTTATTATTTCTAGTCCTAAAAAATGGAATGATTGTCTTTATGAATTAGCTTGTACTGCTAAAAAACCTTTAGATTATTATTTCGTAATTTTAAGGTGGATTTTACGAGAAAAAGAAGACCCTAATTTTGAATATTTTTGGGGGAAAATTTGTCAACCTTTATTTACTTTACTGGATAGTCTTATGCCTAATGAACATCAGTTATTAACTCAATATCTCAAAGAAGCGGCTCATCTTGCTGAAGTTGGGAAATTAAGGGGAAGTTCTTTTAAACGGACTTCTCAAGTAGAACCTTTTGCTGAATTTTTAAAAGCAATTCGTTCTCGTAAATCTCATTTGGATTGGGATGTCGTTTTTGCTTCTTTAACTCAGGAGTATCATAACCGTTTAGATCGGATTCGTGAACATGGAGTTGGGGCAAATAAATATGAGCAAATTAAGGAATATTATCAAGTTTTACGAAAAATATTTGAGGAGATTTATCAATGTCGTCCTGAAAAAATTTTGAGTGATAAAAAAACCCTTGAGTCTGCTTATTTATTCTTTCTACAAGAAGCTCGTCAAGAACTCAAACAAAAAGACTGA
- the cas7d gene encoding type I-D CRISPR-associated protein Cas7/Csc2, which produces MSIEKLSSFLASTYENFPKGRTISLVVLRTTQSETIFRTEGSGEPMSSEFVQAGLENTEIIPRLVMTKRKQIAPERRKGREFLRQYNLLYNAKGDTICSLNTNAPCEMCIDCFLYGFAAGGEGAQKSRVWTEDAFSILPSTELIGDRTINALYENGTMRDETGKASTALNTSEYIKPSVHFLDIVTLKDVTADELRYAVGNILLTTRYGAVSSRVGRMDNEILGVFGGFAELPSSLELVQQVFDLLSKTDNVTLEHPLQKDSVVNAVKSIINQWTNKRGISVQLNEEELNNLVADIDTNWSMEKQEEFLARLNKTYESYRQIPAENTSKKSKGK; this is translated from the coding sequence ATGTCCATTGAAAAATTAAGCTCTTTTTTAGCCTCAACTTACGAAAATTTTCCCAAAGGTAGAACCATTAGTTTAGTCGTTTTAAGAACCACTCAATCAGAAACTATTTTCCGTACAGAAGGAAGTGGTGAACCAATGTCCAGTGAGTTTGTTCAAGCAGGGCTAGAAAATACCGAAATTATACCCCGTTTAGTAATGACAAAACGGAAACAAATTGCCCCAGAAAGACGCAAAGGGCGTGAATTTTTAAGACAATATAACCTATTGTATAATGCTAAAGGAGATACTATTTGTTCGTTAAATACTAATGCACCCTGTGAAATGTGTATTGATTGTTTTCTCTATGGTTTTGCCGCAGGGGGTGAAGGGGCGCAAAAAAGTCGAGTTTGGACTGAGGATGCTTTTTCTATCCTTCCTAGTACAGAGTTAATAGGCGATCGCACTATCAATGCTTTATATGAAAATGGTACAATGCGAGATGAAACGGGTAAAGCATCAACAGCGTTAAATACCAGTGAGTATATTAAGCCGAGTGTTCATTTTCTGGATATTGTTACCCTGAAAGACGTTACTGCCGATGAATTACGGTATGCAGTAGGAAACATTCTGTTAACTACTCGTTATGGTGCAGTATCAAGTCGAGTGGGTAGAATGGATAATGAAATTTTAGGGGTTTTTGGTGGTTTTGCTGAATTACCTAGTTCTTTAGAGTTAGTACAACAAGTTTTTGATTTATTGAGCAAGACTGATAATGTCACTTTAGAACATCCCTTACAAAAAGATAGTGTAGTCAATGCAGTGAAATCTATTATCAATCAATGGACTAATAAAAGAGGAATTTCTGTGCAATTAAATGAAGAAGAATTAAATAATTTAGTTGCTGATATTGATACAAATTGGTCAATGGAAAAACAAGAAGAATTTTTAGCCCGTTTAAATAAAACTTACGAATCTTATCGTCAAATTCCTGCGGAAAACACCTCAAAAAAATCAAAAGGTAAGTAA
- the cas5d gene encoding type I-D CRISPR-associated protein Cas5/Csc1, with product MSHLKSDLAEKKVTFPTCKKAQIIELWCAEPVFFASRELSDTYYTEGVIGNYALAYALGWAYSPYRLTGTATTKPTYIEDLSDLDCYILPAWAIDNHISYRFERFNALSDAYWFAMSNNRVVINREDLPLKRTGKKPSSYRPSNFPQTGRLKMIERGNLFETIVFGEVELPEYIRVGKFKSKVKITVKKESLIEYLPTAKYPCKTYLNSADLPENISYFSFDILAIPPVSILKNLQFEGEAWRIDDFIVPANLKFCQS from the coding sequence ATGTCACATTTAAAGTCAGATTTGGCAGAAAAAAAAGTAACGTTTCCTACTTGTAAAAAAGCTCAAATAATTGAATTATGGTGCGCTGAACCTGTTTTCTTTGCGTCCAGAGAATTATCTGATACTTACTATACAGAAGGTGTTATTGGCAATTATGCCCTAGCTTATGCTTTAGGTTGGGCTTATTCTCCTTATCGTTTAACAGGAACAGCAACCACTAAACCTACTTATATTGAAGATTTATCAGATTTAGATTGTTATATCCTACCAGCATGGGCAATAGATAATCATATTTCCTATCGTTTTGAAAGATTTAATGCTTTATCTGATGCTTATTGGTTTGCGATGAGTAATAATCGAGTAGTGATTAATCGTGAAGATTTACCTTTAAAACGGACAGGTAAAAAGCCATCATCTTATCGCCCTAGTAATTTTCCACAGACAGGAAGATTAAAGATGATAGAAAGAGGTAATTTATTTGAAACTATTGTTTTTGGAGAAGTAGAATTACCTGAATATATAAGAGTAGGAAAATTTAAAAGTAAAGTAAAAATAACAGTTAAAAAAGAATCATTAATTGAATATTTACCCACGGCAAAATATCCATGTAAAACTTACTTAAATTCAGCAGATTTACCTGAAAATATTAGCTATTTTTCTTTTGACATTTTAGCGATTCCTCCTGTTTCCATACTCAAAAATTTACAGTTTGAAGGAGAAGCATGGCGAATAGATGATTTTATTGTTCCAGCTAATCTTAAATTTTGTCAATCTTAA